In Gambusia affinis linkage group LG06, SWU_Gaff_1.0, whole genome shotgun sequence, one DNA window encodes the following:
- the fosb gene encoding protein fosB isoform X1, with amino-acid sequence MQLFWKETKTISLGNNKKLNGDTVRSLITAGAAFSFSPSGEMYQGFPGDPDSGSRGSSSPSIESQYLSSVDSFGSPPTTSAPQECVSAGAGLSIVGSRPGSGVGGEMPGSFVPTVTAITTSQDLQWLVQPTLISSQASGQSSSTGTSTMTQPVSLVDPYDMPGPSYSSGSCFTPPSSETPVPAPGPIRQSRPRSRRARDESVSEDGDVGVLLTPEEEEKRRVRRERNKLAAAKCRNRRRELTDRLQSETDVLEEEKAELEAEISELQKEKERLEFVLVAHQPNCKIQYQEQAQQASVQSQLAPQSLPPPISIVGLTVKEDSFYLPPAYSAHPAPTQPQPPLQQQQVQQQQQPQAGMMQEVEFSSSFYGSAEPAPGGPCLMASDSGGGGVNHDDAAIGSYNTSYTSSFVFTYPEGACGVSANQRNSSSEQSSDSLNSPSLLAL; translated from the exons ATGCAACTTTTTTGGAAAGAAACCAAGACCATCTCACTGGGAAACAACAAGAAACTTAACG GTGACACCGTGCGTTCCCTGATTACTGCAGGTGCCGCCTTCTCCTTCAGTCCCTCCGGGGAGATGTACCAAGGGTTTCCCGGCGACCCCGACAGCGGATCCCGTGGAAGCTCGTCTCCGTCCATAGAGTCCCAGTACCTATCCTCGGTGGACTCCTTCGGGAGCCCGCCCACCACCAGTGCTCCGCAG GAGTGTGTTTCAGCGGGTGCTGGTTTGAGCATTGTGGGCAGCAGGCCAGGAAGCGGTGTCGGAGGTGAGATGCCAGGTTCATTCGTGCCCACCGTCACCGCCATAACTACCAGTCAGGACCTGCAGTGGCTGGTGCAGCCAACCCTCATCTCCTCCCAGGCCTCCGGGCAGAGTAGCTCCACTGGCACCTCGACAATGACCCAGCCAGTGTCGCTGGTGGACCCGTACGACATGCCGGGCCCCAGCTACTCCTCGGGGTCCTGTTTCACCCCTCCCAGTTCAGAAACTCCAGTGCCGGCGCCGGGTCCCATCCGGCAGTCCAGACCCCGCAGCCGCCGTGCACGAGACGAGTCTGTGAGTGAAGATGGAGATGTTGGTGTGTTA CTAAcacctgaggaggaggagaagaggcgCGTTCGCCGAGAGAGAAACAAGCTTGCTGCTGCCAAATGCAGAAACCGCAGACGGGAACTGACAGACAGGCTGCAATCG GAAACTGACGTACTTGAGGAGGAGAAGGCAGAGCTGGAGGCCGAGATCTCCGAACTTCAGAAGGAGAAAGAGCGTCTGGAGTTTGTACTGGTGGCCCACCAGCCAAACTGCAAGATCCAATACCAGGAGCAGGCTCAGCAGGCCTCAGTGCAGTCCCAGCTCGCTCCTCAGAGCCTACCACCTCCCATCTCCATTGTGGGCTTGACTGTGAAGGAGGACTCTTTCTATCTCCCTCCTGCCTACTCTGCTCACCCGGCCCCCACACAGCCCCAGCCTCcgttgcagcagcagcaagtccagcagcagcagcagcctcaaGCAGGGATGATGCAGGAGGTAGAGTTTTCTAGTTCTTTCTACGGCTCAGCTGAGCCAGCACCTGGTGGGCCATGCCTTATGGCCAGCGacagtggtggtggtggtgttaACCATGACGATGCCGCCATTGGCAGTTACAACACCTCATACACATCTTCATTTGTGTTCACCTACCCAGAGGGAGCCTGCGGGGTCAGTGCCAACCAGCGGAACAGCAGTAGCGAGCAGTCATCCGATTCCCTGAACTCGCCTTCGCTGCTGGCGCTCTGA
- the fosb gene encoding protein fosB isoform X3, whose protein sequence is MQLFWKETKTISLGNNKKLNGAAFSFSPSGEMYQGFPGDPDSGSRGSSSPSIESQYLSSVDSFGSPPTTSAPQECVSAGAGLSIVGSRPGSGVGGEMPGSFVPTVTAITTSQDLQWLVQPTLISSQASGQSSSTGTSTMTQPVSLVDPYDMPGPSYSSGSCFTPPSSETPVPAPGPIRQSRPRSRRARDESVSEDGDVGVLLTPEEEEKRRVRRERNKLAAAKCRNRRRELTDRLQSETDVLEEEKAELEAEISELQKEKERLEFVLVAHQPNCKIQYQEQAQQASVQSQLAPQSLPPPISIVGLTVKEDSFYLPPAYSAHPAPTQPQPPLQQQQVQQQQQPQAGMMQEVEFSSSFYGSAEPAPGGPCLMASDSGGGGVNHDDAAIGSYNTSYTSSFVFTYPEGACGVSANQRNSSSEQSSDSLNSPSLLAL, encoded by the exons ATGCAACTTTTTTGGAAAGAAACCAAGACCATCTCACTGGGAAACAACAAGAAACTTAACG GTGCCGCCTTCTCCTTCAGTCCCTCCGGGGAGATGTACCAAGGGTTTCCCGGCGACCCCGACAGCGGATCCCGTGGAAGCTCGTCTCCGTCCATAGAGTCCCAGTACCTATCCTCGGTGGACTCCTTCGGGAGCCCGCCCACCACCAGTGCTCCGCAG GAGTGTGTTTCAGCGGGTGCTGGTTTGAGCATTGTGGGCAGCAGGCCAGGAAGCGGTGTCGGAGGTGAGATGCCAGGTTCATTCGTGCCCACCGTCACCGCCATAACTACCAGTCAGGACCTGCAGTGGCTGGTGCAGCCAACCCTCATCTCCTCCCAGGCCTCCGGGCAGAGTAGCTCCACTGGCACCTCGACAATGACCCAGCCAGTGTCGCTGGTGGACCCGTACGACATGCCGGGCCCCAGCTACTCCTCGGGGTCCTGTTTCACCCCTCCCAGTTCAGAAACTCCAGTGCCGGCGCCGGGTCCCATCCGGCAGTCCAGACCCCGCAGCCGCCGTGCACGAGACGAGTCTGTGAGTGAAGATGGAGATGTTGGTGTGTTA CTAAcacctgaggaggaggagaagaggcgCGTTCGCCGAGAGAGAAACAAGCTTGCTGCTGCCAAATGCAGAAACCGCAGACGGGAACTGACAGACAGGCTGCAATCG GAAACTGACGTACTTGAGGAGGAGAAGGCAGAGCTGGAGGCCGAGATCTCCGAACTTCAGAAGGAGAAAGAGCGTCTGGAGTTTGTACTGGTGGCCCACCAGCCAAACTGCAAGATCCAATACCAGGAGCAGGCTCAGCAGGCCTCAGTGCAGTCCCAGCTCGCTCCTCAGAGCCTACCACCTCCCATCTCCATTGTGGGCTTGACTGTGAAGGAGGACTCTTTCTATCTCCCTCCTGCCTACTCTGCTCACCCGGCCCCCACACAGCCCCAGCCTCcgttgcagcagcagcaagtccagcagcagcagcagcctcaaGCAGGGATGATGCAGGAGGTAGAGTTTTCTAGTTCTTTCTACGGCTCAGCTGAGCCAGCACCTGGTGGGCCATGCCTTATGGCCAGCGacagtggtggtggtggtgttaACCATGACGATGCCGCCATTGGCAGTTACAACACCTCATACACATCTTCATTTGTGTTCACCTACCCAGAGGGAGCCTGCGGGGTCAGTGCCAACCAGCGGAACAGCAGTAGCGAGCAGTCATCCGATTCCCTGAACTCGCCTTCGCTGCTGGCGCTCTGA
- the fosb gene encoding protein fosB isoform X2, which produces MQLFWKETKTISLGNNKKLNGDTVRSLITAGAAFSFSPSGEMYQGFPGDPDSGSRGSSSPSIESQYLSSVDSFGSPPTTSAPQECVSAGAGLSIVGSRPGSGVGGEMPGSFVPTVTAITTSQDLQWLVQPTLISSQASGQSSSTGTSTMTQPVSLVDPYDMPGPSYSSGSCFTPPSSETPVPAPGPIRQSRPRSRRARDESLTPEEEEKRRVRRERNKLAAAKCRNRRRELTDRLQSETDVLEEEKAELEAEISELQKEKERLEFVLVAHQPNCKIQYQEQAQQASVQSQLAPQSLPPPISIVGLTVKEDSFYLPPAYSAHPAPTQPQPPLQQQQVQQQQQPQAGMMQEVEFSSSFYGSAEPAPGGPCLMASDSGGGGVNHDDAAIGSYNTSYTSSFVFTYPEGACGVSANQRNSSSEQSSDSLNSPSLLAL; this is translated from the exons ATGCAACTTTTTTGGAAAGAAACCAAGACCATCTCACTGGGAAACAACAAGAAACTTAACG GTGACACCGTGCGTTCCCTGATTACTGCAGGTGCCGCCTTCTCCTTCAGTCCCTCCGGGGAGATGTACCAAGGGTTTCCCGGCGACCCCGACAGCGGATCCCGTGGAAGCTCGTCTCCGTCCATAGAGTCCCAGTACCTATCCTCGGTGGACTCCTTCGGGAGCCCGCCCACCACCAGTGCTCCGCAG GAGTGTGTTTCAGCGGGTGCTGGTTTGAGCATTGTGGGCAGCAGGCCAGGAAGCGGTGTCGGAGGTGAGATGCCAGGTTCATTCGTGCCCACCGTCACCGCCATAACTACCAGTCAGGACCTGCAGTGGCTGGTGCAGCCAACCCTCATCTCCTCCCAGGCCTCCGGGCAGAGTAGCTCCACTGGCACCTCGACAATGACCCAGCCAGTGTCGCTGGTGGACCCGTACGACATGCCGGGCCCCAGCTACTCCTCGGGGTCCTGTTTCACCCCTCCCAGTTCAGAAACTCCAGTGCCGGCGCCGGGTCCCATCCGGCAGTCCAGACCCCGCAGCCGCCGTGCACGAGACGAGTCT CTAAcacctgaggaggaggagaagaggcgCGTTCGCCGAGAGAGAAACAAGCTTGCTGCTGCCAAATGCAGAAACCGCAGACGGGAACTGACAGACAGGCTGCAATCG GAAACTGACGTACTTGAGGAGGAGAAGGCAGAGCTGGAGGCCGAGATCTCCGAACTTCAGAAGGAGAAAGAGCGTCTGGAGTTTGTACTGGTGGCCCACCAGCCAAACTGCAAGATCCAATACCAGGAGCAGGCTCAGCAGGCCTCAGTGCAGTCCCAGCTCGCTCCTCAGAGCCTACCACCTCCCATCTCCATTGTGGGCTTGACTGTGAAGGAGGACTCTTTCTATCTCCCTCCTGCCTACTCTGCTCACCCGGCCCCCACACAGCCCCAGCCTCcgttgcagcagcagcaagtccagcagcagcagcagcctcaaGCAGGGATGATGCAGGAGGTAGAGTTTTCTAGTTCTTTCTACGGCTCAGCTGAGCCAGCACCTGGTGGGCCATGCCTTATGGCCAGCGacagtggtggtggtggtgttaACCATGACGATGCCGCCATTGGCAGTTACAACACCTCATACACATCTTCATTTGTGTTCACCTACCCAGAGGGAGCCTGCGGGGTCAGTGCCAACCAGCGGAACAGCAGTAGCGAGCAGTCATCCGATTCCCTGAACTCGCCTTCGCTGCTGGCGCTCTGA
- the fosb gene encoding protein fosB isoform X4, with the protein MQLFWKETKTISLGNNKKLNGDTVRSLITAGAAFSFSPSGEMYQGFPGDPDSGSRGSSSPSIESQYLSSVDSFGSPPTTSAPQECVSAGAGLSIVGSRPGSGVGGEMPGSFVPTVTAITTSQDLQWLVQPTLISSQASGQSSSTGTSTMTQPVSLVDPYDMPGPSYSSGSCFTPPSSETPVPAPGPIRQSRPRSRRARDESVSEDGDVGVLLTPEEEEKRRVRRERNKLAAAKCRNRRRELTDRLQSETDVLEEEKAELEAEISELQKEKERLEFVLVAHQPNCKIQYQEQAQQASVQSQLAPQSLPPPISIVGLTVKEDSFYLPPAYSAHPAPTQPQPPLQQQQVQQQQQPQAGMMQEREPAGSVPTSGTAVASSHPIP; encoded by the exons ATGCAACTTTTTTGGAAAGAAACCAAGACCATCTCACTGGGAAACAACAAGAAACTTAACG GTGACACCGTGCGTTCCCTGATTACTGCAGGTGCCGCCTTCTCCTTCAGTCCCTCCGGGGAGATGTACCAAGGGTTTCCCGGCGACCCCGACAGCGGATCCCGTGGAAGCTCGTCTCCGTCCATAGAGTCCCAGTACCTATCCTCGGTGGACTCCTTCGGGAGCCCGCCCACCACCAGTGCTCCGCAG GAGTGTGTTTCAGCGGGTGCTGGTTTGAGCATTGTGGGCAGCAGGCCAGGAAGCGGTGTCGGAGGTGAGATGCCAGGTTCATTCGTGCCCACCGTCACCGCCATAACTACCAGTCAGGACCTGCAGTGGCTGGTGCAGCCAACCCTCATCTCCTCCCAGGCCTCCGGGCAGAGTAGCTCCACTGGCACCTCGACAATGACCCAGCCAGTGTCGCTGGTGGACCCGTACGACATGCCGGGCCCCAGCTACTCCTCGGGGTCCTGTTTCACCCCTCCCAGTTCAGAAACTCCAGTGCCGGCGCCGGGTCCCATCCGGCAGTCCAGACCCCGCAGCCGCCGTGCACGAGACGAGTCTGTGAGTGAAGATGGAGATGTTGGTGTGTTA CTAAcacctgaggaggaggagaagaggcgCGTTCGCCGAGAGAGAAACAAGCTTGCTGCTGCCAAATGCAGAAACCGCAGACGGGAACTGACAGACAGGCTGCAATCG GAAACTGACGTACTTGAGGAGGAGAAGGCAGAGCTGGAGGCCGAGATCTCCGAACTTCAGAAGGAGAAAGAGCGTCTGGAGTTTGTACTGGTGGCCCACCAGCCAAACTGCAAGATCCAATACCAGGAGCAGGCTCAGCAGGCCTCAGTGCAGTCCCAGCTCGCTCCTCAGAGCCTACCACCTCCCATCTCCATTGTGGGCTTGACTGTGAAGGAGGACTCTTTCTATCTCCCTCCTGCCTACTCTGCTCACCCGGCCCCCACACAGCCCCAGCCTCcgttgcagcagcagcaagtccagcagcagcagcagcctcaaGCAGGGATGATGCAGGAG AGGGAGCCTGCGGGGTCAGTGCCAACCAGCGGAACAGCAGTAGCGAGCAGTCATCCGATTCCCTGA
- the fosb gene encoding protein fosB isoform X5: MQLFWKETKTISLGNNKKLNGDTVRSLITAGAAFSFSPSGEMYQGFPGDPDSGSRGSSSPSIESQYLSSVDSFGSPPTTSAPQECVSAGAGLSIVGSRPGSGVGGEMPGSFVPTVTAITTSQDLQWLVQPTLISSQASGQSSSTGTSTMTQPVSLVDPYDMPGPSYSSGSCFTPPSSETPVPAPGPIRQSRPRSRRARDESLTPEEEEKRRVRRERNKLAAAKCRNRRRELTDRLQSETDVLEEEKAELEAEISELQKEKERLEFVLVAHQPNCKIQYQEQAQQASVQSQLAPQSLPPPISIVGLTVKEDSFYLPPAYSAHPAPTQPQPPLQQQQVQQQQQPQAGMMQEREPAGSVPTSGTAVASSHPIP, encoded by the exons ATGCAACTTTTTTGGAAAGAAACCAAGACCATCTCACTGGGAAACAACAAGAAACTTAACG GTGACACCGTGCGTTCCCTGATTACTGCAGGTGCCGCCTTCTCCTTCAGTCCCTCCGGGGAGATGTACCAAGGGTTTCCCGGCGACCCCGACAGCGGATCCCGTGGAAGCTCGTCTCCGTCCATAGAGTCCCAGTACCTATCCTCGGTGGACTCCTTCGGGAGCCCGCCCACCACCAGTGCTCCGCAG GAGTGTGTTTCAGCGGGTGCTGGTTTGAGCATTGTGGGCAGCAGGCCAGGAAGCGGTGTCGGAGGTGAGATGCCAGGTTCATTCGTGCCCACCGTCACCGCCATAACTACCAGTCAGGACCTGCAGTGGCTGGTGCAGCCAACCCTCATCTCCTCCCAGGCCTCCGGGCAGAGTAGCTCCACTGGCACCTCGACAATGACCCAGCCAGTGTCGCTGGTGGACCCGTACGACATGCCGGGCCCCAGCTACTCCTCGGGGTCCTGTTTCACCCCTCCCAGTTCAGAAACTCCAGTGCCGGCGCCGGGTCCCATCCGGCAGTCCAGACCCCGCAGCCGCCGTGCACGAGACGAGTCT CTAAcacctgaggaggaggagaagaggcgCGTTCGCCGAGAGAGAAACAAGCTTGCTGCTGCCAAATGCAGAAACCGCAGACGGGAACTGACAGACAGGCTGCAATCG GAAACTGACGTACTTGAGGAGGAGAAGGCAGAGCTGGAGGCCGAGATCTCCGAACTTCAGAAGGAGAAAGAGCGTCTGGAGTTTGTACTGGTGGCCCACCAGCCAAACTGCAAGATCCAATACCAGGAGCAGGCTCAGCAGGCCTCAGTGCAGTCCCAGCTCGCTCCTCAGAGCCTACCACCTCCCATCTCCATTGTGGGCTTGACTGTGAAGGAGGACTCTTTCTATCTCCCTCCTGCCTACTCTGCTCACCCGGCCCCCACACAGCCCCAGCCTCcgttgcagcagcagcaagtccagcagcagcagcagcctcaaGCAGGGATGATGCAGGAG AGGGAGCCTGCGGGGTCAGTGCCAACCAGCGGAACAGCAGTAGCGAGCAGTCATCCGATTCCCTGA